GTTGACCCCTTTTTAATGACTATTCACCCTGAACAAACCATTTTATGAATATTAGATAGAGTACACTGAATGATAGTGTAGTTGTTATTTTTCATATGCTTTTTTTGTCACTGGGCCATAACTGTAGTGTTATTTTGGTCTCGCTGTCCCCAGTGTACCTTGTAATCTCTGTCGCCAGTGTACCTTGTCATCAAATTTCCCAATCTCCGTCAAAAACAGGATCAGTTTCATAGGACGTTACTTAACCAATAGTATAACCACAATATTTTTGGAGTGTGAAACCTAAAAAAACATGGGAGAACCTGAAAACTTTACACAAGACAGCAAAACAGTTAGGGGTCAAACCATGTACCGGACCTTCAGTTAACTCGCACTGCAGTAATTTTTTAGGGCTGTTGTATATACCATATTTCCTGTTGTATATCACAGATCAATTGATTTTTGAGTGCAGACAGGGATGCTTTAAGGGGTCATCTTCATGAGACAGAGCATACGGACGTCAGTGGGGGATCACCCATTGTACCCACCTCTATGAGCAACTCTGtattagggtatattcacacacaGCGGATTTGTAGAAAATTTGCTGACTGTcctattcatctgaatggggcttgTAGAAATCCACATCATACTGCAGAAACAACTCCTTTCAGATGTAGggaacagttttttgtttttttttgcagacatttTTGCAACAAACGTGCTATGTATGAATATACTGTGACATGGACGACCATTCATCCAATTGTGTGTCTGGCCGGGCTTTCCTGGCAAAATGAGCTGTTTGCTGGAGGTGCTTGTAGCAGGAAAGATCACTGTGGAATTGCAAAGTGAAGTGTATTTTCTTGgtcgagacaacccttttaaaggtgtTAGCCCACAAACATTTATTGCCTATCCACAGGATTCctaccaatcacaagaacagggttCCTCAAGTTCCCTGTCTGAATACAGCCATAGCGCATGTGTGACCACGACTCCATTAACATCTATAGGACTAGAAGTAATAGCCAAGCGCTGAACTCAGTCCCACAGACCGCACGTGCACTGCCGCTCCATTGACGCAGGGGACTTGAGGACCTCGTTCTTGTGATCACAGGGGCTAAAGGGGTCAAAATTCCAACAATCATATATTTATTACTTATCCCGTGGAGAGGTGATAAATGTCGTTCATGGGCCATCCCATTTAATTTCTTTTTCGACATTTGTAGCTGGATAGAATGGAGAAGACAGCAGGAAGAGACCACCATAACTGTGTAAACAAACTTTCTCTCACACGAATGGCTTTGGATAACTGAAATTGTGAAAATGAGACATATTTGTAAtatgaacaataaaaaataaattatacccTTTAAAACATTTGTAAGGAAAAGAAATATGCTGTATCCATGGCAAGCATATTCTTTCTAATCACGTTATAGAAGTCATCTACCGATCATagatttgtataatcagttttaatACTGGTTGAGTGCAAGTATTAATCCCTAAAGCCAAGAAACTGTCAAGAGGCATTGTGAAAAAATTAACACTTTAAGGCCCAACTGAAAAGTTCCTTCATGGATGATAGTGGTAAGAAATGTCTTATGTGAAACTCTGCTCCCATATGATTTTTGCCAAgttgccccccttccctcccagaacCGGCAAATCTCCTGAGATTGTACaaagagattttttattttacgaAATCTTTCATAAAAACAGTTAGACATAGTGAAGCCTTTGATGTACAACGAGACCTGAATTGCTTGTGAAACACTTCCCGCAATGAGAGCAggcaaatggcttctctcctgtgtgagttctttgatgTAACAAGAGATTTGCTCTCCGGTTAAAGACCTTGCCGCACTCGAAACAAGCAAAGGGCTTCTCCCCGGTGTGAATCTTCTTATGTCTGATGAAATTTGACTTGTCATTAAAGCTTTTCCCACATTCTTGACAcacaaatggcttctctcctttgTGAATGCGCTCGTGTGTTACCAGCTGGGAGTTGttggcaaaacatttcccacagtcTGCACAGGAAAACGGTTTCTCTCCTTTGTGAATCATCTGGTGGAGGAGGAGACTGGATTTCTCATTAAATTTTTCATCACACTCCAAACATGAAAACTGTTTCCCTTCCATGTGGAAAATTTTATGTCGGACCAGTTCAGCTTTGCTGGTGTACCGCTTCCCACAATCACAGCAGGCAAAAGGCTTTTCCCCAGTGTGGGTTCTCTGATGAATTAGAAGATTGGCTTTGCGATTAAAGCCTTTTCCACATTCGCTACATGTAAACGGTTTTTCGCCCGTGTGGATTCGCTTGTGCCTTCCGAAGTTGGATTTGTCGTTAAAGCTTTTTCCACAGTCCGGACAGATGAAAGGCTTTTCTCCCCTGTGGATCCTTAGGTGAGTCACTAGATGAGAATTGCTCTTAAAACtcttaccacattctgaacaactAAAGGGCTTCTCTTCTGCATGAATCCTCAAATGTATTAAGAGATGGGAATTACTGGGAAAACATTTGCCGCACACAGAACAGACAAGAGGAACCTTCCCTCGATGCAATCTCTTATGCATAGCCAAATCGTTATTTCGaggaaaacacttcccacattcagtaCAAATGTACTGTTTATTTCCCACTTTTGACTGGGGTTTAACTCCAGGATCTTGGAAATACAGTTCATGTCTGTAGTGAAAAGAATGTAAATCTGGATTTTGAGCAAATTGCATTTCAGAGTTATAGTTAGCACCTGGGAGAAAATTCTGGTAAAAATCATAGTTTTTTGGGATAGAAGGGGGACTGATTCCCGAAGACTGTCCGCTGTCTTCAAGGGCTGtgggaagaaaataaaaaatgttaaaggATGATACCAGTTTCTGAATGTTGGCCCagaggcaggagccccaacaagCAGTTGATTTTGTCATGGTGGGCCAGCATAAATGCAGTATTACATGGGGATCATTCAAACGAATTCCGTGTCCTTGTAATACAGGGCCATCAAGTTTCCCAGAATGGAGGGTTTGTGCAAAGGGGACTGCCTTTTTCTGACGTCCGTATGCACTTATAATCTTGACCTGGCCATGCAACCCCCTAATTACCAGGCATAtttgggaacttaaagggaacttgtcaccgagttttgtgtatagagctgagaacatgggttgctagatggccactagcacatccgcaatacccagtccccatagctctgtgtgcttttattgtgtaaaaaaaactatttggtacatatgcaaattaacctgagatgagtcctgtccctgatatgaatcagggtaatttgcatatgtatcaaatcgttttttttacacaataaaagcacacagagctatggggactgggtattgcagatgtgctagcggccatctagcaacccatgtcctcagctctatacccaaaaggtgacaggttccctttaatggtcaGACTATTTTAGCTATTTGTAAATGGCTATAATTTTTTCATGATCAGAAAGTGATTTTTtcatctttattttcatgatagCCCCACATTTAggttattttcacactagcgttaaactgttctggcaggctgttccggtagaGTCCTGTCGGTGCTCTGGCAGTTTCCAGCTATGATGAATGCGATGAGCTCCACCAGGCTGTTTTCCTACTGGGACAGCCTGGAAGGACAGTttagcactagtgtgaaactagctttacTGTGAACATTTTTTTTAGGTCAGTCTTAGTAAAAGAAGCAGCTGGAGCAATTTAAAGTGGCACTTCCATcagaaaaaggtattttttaactcaatattctttaaataaaaaaactttttttaaagaatttttagttgcttttcttttttaattttggcAGTACAATGCAAAATATTGTTCTTCTGTAACAGTCATCACAGAGTGCTAAAACCtcctatacagatatgtaatcaATTTACTGATTacagtcagtttactgctgctatgAGAGGAAGATCTGAAAGGTAATCCTTATGATAGCGGTAGGTGGAGAATTGGGATAAAAGTATGACAGTTCTATTGTTGTTTTGCTAGCTCTAGATAAAAGCTGCGTAAAGAAGAGTATTGCATTGATTAGCGTAACGTAAGATGCTCTAATTTAATCAAATTATTAAGAATATGGCTTAGATGAGTGTTTATAGTCTGTCAGGAATTCAGATATAAGGGCTACACATAGCCGTCATCTGACAGGTCTCTGTGCAGTGACAGTCTGCAAATAGGCAGAAATTTAACCCTATAGCGCAAAAATGGATAACATTtttgaattaaaaaataataataatttcagcCCAAAATTATAAAAATGCAATCAATGCAAACTGCACCCTTAAACAGACTTTACCTGTACTGCtgtcttttgtttaaaaaaataaataattggatATGGCTGAGAAAAATATCACAATGAAGATGCACATTACAATCTAACGCCGAAAAGCTACCAGCATGACAGTCCTCACCTCACTCACCTGTACTAACACCTCTAGGAACCTGTACCTCCATTTTACACTGCTGGTCATCCCCTATATATTCCTCATCTTCTTCTTCAATGTCAATTATGACAATATTCAGATTTTCATCCTAAACAGAAAAATGTGGGAGAAAAATGTTAATGATCTGCAAACCTTTTGAGTGCCCATAAACCATGCGATCGACAGTTGGTAGACTGCTACACGGCCAAAAACCATGCAGCAAAACCCAACTTGACTTACTGTGGCTCTTGCCAAGGCAGCAAGTGCAAGTGATGGCACTTAAGAACCATATGCTTTCATGTACAGGTGAAAACCGCATCACAAAAATGTGGCATTTCACTGAAAATTGTGTGCGGTTTCGATGCACAGTTCTCAGCTGCATCATACACTATCGCCTTGTTACCTCGTTGTGTACAACAGGCTCCCTTAAATATCCATAATTACTTGCTTCGTTTATTTACCCTGTCCTTCCACAGATGTACCCAGTATCCATATCACAGAGCAGGTGCACAGACCAGGACAGATCTGTTCAGAGCTTGTTGTTTCTTGTTATCTTACACTTGAGTCATATTCTAAGTAAGAGCTaccatatacagtgaggaacagaagtatttgaacaccctgcgattttgcaagttctcccacttagaaatcataaaggggtctgaaattcacattgtatgtgcattcccactctgagagacaaagtaaaaaaaaaatccaggaaatcacattgtatgatttttaaccccttagggatcggtctcattttcaccttaaggaccaggtcattttttgaaaatctgaccagtgtcactttaagtggtgataactttaaaacgctttgacttatccaggccattctgagattgttttttgtcacatattgtacttcataacactggtaaaatggagtaaaaaaaaatcttttttatttataaaaaaaataccaaatttaccaaaaatgtggaagaattagcaatttccaaatttcaatttctctacttttataatagatagtaatacctccaaaaatagttattattttacattccccatatgtctacttcacgtttggatcattttgggaatgacattttatttttttggggacgttacaaggcttagaggtttagaagcaaatcttgaaatatttcagaaattttaaaaaatccactttttaagaaccagttcaggtctgaagtcactttgtgaggcttacataatagaaaccacccaaaaatgaccccattatagaaactacacccctcaaggtattcaaagctgattttacaaacgtcgttaaccctttaggtgttccacaagagttattggcaaatggagatgaaatttaagaatttaaa
This window of the Bufo bufo chromosome 6, aBufBuf1.1, whole genome shotgun sequence genome carries:
- the LOC121006070 gene encoding oocyte zinc finger protein XlCOF22-like; the encoded protein is MDQEKSHVTEQILSFTLEIIYLLTGDNYGPLKKTLSSCLDIPGKLSRTQNLITLPSFHPIYERNNEQKILELTNKIIHLLTGEVPIRYQDVTVYFSMEEWEYLEGHKDLYKDVIMETHQHLKSLDGSKRNTQERSTSPLCPQDAKVENQTVIQDCIMNPNEVSKKHNKVEDVSMGEVEVAPQIKGKRMNAISEQQQKETIIDLTPEAYSVTPERCTSPPHPAPYALNEKAFKKQNEDENLNIVIIDIEEEDEEYIGDDQQCKMEVQVPRGVSTALEDSGQSSGISPPSIPKNYDFYQNFLPGANYNSEMQFAQNPDLHSFHYRHELYFQDPGVKPQSKVGNKQYICTECGKCFPRNNDLAMHKRLHRGKVPLVCSVCGKCFPSNSHLLIHLRIHAEEKPFSCSECGKSFKSNSHLVTHLRIHRGEKPFICPDCGKSFNDKSNFGRHKRIHTGEKPFTCSECGKGFNRKANLLIHQRTHTGEKPFACCDCGKRYTSKAELVRHKIFHMEGKQFSCLECDEKFNEKSSLLLHQMIHKGEKPFSCADCGKCFANNSQLVTHERIHKGEKPFVCQECGKSFNDKSNFIRHKKIHTGEKPFACFECGKVFNRRANLLLHQRTHTGEKPFACSHCGKCFTSNSGLVVHQRLHYV